A single genomic interval of Ruminococcus sp. NK3A76 harbors:
- a CDS encoding alpha-galactosidase: MNITFNESSRTFKLDAKDTTYMLMAADGEYLAHVYYGRKIPDTDMTSIMRFDESPFTPATNNRDRASYLDSLPMEYSCFGVGDYREPCFKIRAADGTSTCDLRYKGYKITKGKPALEGMPATFATEESPCSTLEVIMEDKPAGLEVSLFYTAFEKLDVITRSAIVRNVGDKAVYITRVLSTCVDFDTHEFDMITLNGSWARERAVERCRLHHGKQGIDSCRGESSHQNNPFVALCEHKADEDSGEVYGFNFVYSGNFAATAEVTQHKKTRFVMGINPLDFSWKLEPGEQFTAPEVVMVHSDCGIGKMSRTFHDLYRGNLIRGEYKDKRRPILINNWEATYFDFSTEKLISIAQQASKLGIEMLVMDDGWFGHRDSDNSSLGDWFVYEKKLQGGLKHLVDEVNKLGMKFGIWFEPEMVSPDSELYRAHPDWAIQIRGRELTMSREQYILDYSRKEVRDYVYSMMRKILDSANIEYIKWDMNRQHTEVGSFALPADRQQELWHRYVLGVYELMGRLTTDYPHILIENCSGGGARFDPGMLYFSPQIWCSDDTDAIERLKIQHGTSMCYPCSAMGAHVSDCPNHSCGRVTPFATRGDVALVGTFGYELDVTRIPEEDRNAIPAQIEKFKKFNPLVRTGDHYRIGNMFEDNSWDAWMFVAKDKSEALFEFVQVIGRPNERSRNIKLKGLDPDAYYYEESKPEEKLSGAALMYAGINVAKMWNVDGLYGDYVSKTLHFVRA; encoded by the coding sequence ATTAATATCACATTCAACGAAAGCTCGAGGACATTCAAGCTCGATGCGAAGGACACCACATATATGCTCATGGCAGCAGACGGGGAGTATTTAGCGCACGTCTACTACGGGCGCAAGATCCCAGATACTGACATGACGAGCATAATGCGCTTTGACGAGAGCCCGTTTACACCGGCTACCAACAACCGTGACAGGGCATCATACCTTGACTCGCTGCCGATGGAGTATTCCTGCTTCGGGGTGGGCGACTACAGAGAGCCATGCTTCAAGATAAGGGCCGCTGACGGCACATCGACCTGCGATCTGCGCTACAAGGGCTACAAAATAACAAAGGGCAAGCCTGCACTTGAAGGGATGCCTGCGACATTTGCGACTGAGGAGAGCCCCTGCAGCACCTTAGAGGTGATAATGGAGGACAAGCCGGCAGGGCTTGAGGTATCGCTTTTTTACACGGCGTTTGAAAAGCTCGATGTCATAACAAGAAGTGCGATCGTCAGAAATGTGGGAGACAAGGCAGTTTATATCACCCGTGTACTCTCGACCTGCGTTGACTTTGACACGCACGAATTTGACATGATAACACTTAACGGCTCGTGGGCAAGGGAGAGGGCAGTCGAGCGCTGCCGCTTACATCACGGCAAGCAGGGGATTGATTCCTGTCGTGGCGAGAGCTCACACCAGAACAACCCCTTCGTTGCACTCTGCGAGCACAAGGCAGATGAAGACAGCGGCGAGGTTTACGGCTTTAACTTTGTATACAGCGGCAATTTTGCAGCAACCGCAGAGGTGACACAGCACAAGAAGACACGCTTTGTTATGGGCATAAATCCGCTTGATTTCTCATGGAAGTTAGAGCCGGGCGAGCAGTTCACAGCGCCTGAGGTGGTAATGGTACACTCAGACTGCGGCATCGGCAAGATGTCACGCACATTCCACGACCTTTACAGAGGGAATCTGATAAGGGGCGAATACAAGGACAAGCGCCGCCCGATACTTATAAACAACTGGGAGGCAACGTACTTTGATTTCTCGACAGAAAAGCTGATAAGCATTGCGCAGCAGGCAAGCAAGCTGGGCATCGAGATGCTTGTTATGGACGACGGCTGGTTCGGGCACAGAGATTCTGACAATTCATCATTAGGCGACTGGTTCGTATATGAAAAGAAGCTGCAGGGCGGATTAAAGCATCTTGTAGATGAAGTAAACAAGCTGGGCATGAAGTTCGGCATATGGTTTGAGCCGGAGATGGTTTCGCCCGACTCCGAGCTTTACAGAGCGCACCCTGACTGGGCAATACAGATCCGTGGCAGAGAGCTTACCATGTCGAGAGAGCAGTACATACTCGACTACTCACGCAAAGAGGTCAGAGACTATGTATACTCAATGATGAGGAAGATACTTGATTCGGCGAACATAGAATACATCAAGTGGGACATGAACAGGCAGCACACAGAGGTCGGCTCATTTGCGCTGCCGGCTGACAGGCAGCAGGAGCTGTGGCACAGGTATGTACTGGGCGTTTACGAGCTTATGGGCAGGCTGACGACAGATTATCCGCACATACTCATTGAGAACTGCTCGGGCGGCGGTGCGAGGTTTGACCCGGGAATGTTATATTTCAGCCCGCAGATATGGTGCTCTGACGACACAGATGCGATAGAGAGATTAAAGATACAGCACGGCACTTCGATGTGCTATCCCTGCTCGGCAATGGGTGCGCACGTTTCCGACTGCCCGAACCACTCCTGCGGCAGGGTAACGCCCTTTGCAACGAGGGGAGATGTAGCGCTTGTCGGAACATTCGGCTACGAGCTTGACGTTACACGCATACCCGAGGAGGACAGGAATGCTATCCCTGCGCAGATAGAGAAGTTCAAGAAATTCAATCCCTTAGTGCGCACAGGCGACCACTACCGCATAGGCAATATGTTTGAGGACAACAGCTGGGACGCATGGATGTTTGTTGCAAAGGACAAGAGCGAGGCGCTGTTTGAGTTTGTACAGGTGATAGGCAGGCCTAATGAGCGTTCAAGGAACATAAAGCTGAAGGGTCTTGACCCCGATGCTTACTACTATGAGGAGAGCAAGCCTGAGGAGAAGCTCTCGGGTGCAGCGCTTATGTATGCAGGGATAAATGTTGCAAAGATGTGGAACGTTGACGGGCTGTACGGAGATTATGTTTCTAAGACGCTGCATTTTGTGAGGGCTTGA
- a CDS encoding glycine--tRNA ligase, producing the protein MKNTEKTMDKIVALCKGRGFVYPGSEIYGGLANTWDYGPLGVELKNNIKNAWRKKFIQENKYNVGLDSAILMNPQTWVASGHLGGFSDPLMDCKECKTRHRADNLIEDFDGTNVAGWSNDQMMDYIKEKSIPCPNCGKHNFTDIRQFNLMFKTFQGVTEDSKNELYLRPETAQGIFVNFSNIQRTSRKKIPFGVAQVGKSFRNEITPGNFIFRVREFEQMELEFFCKPGTDLEWFDYWRSFCRDWLLSLNIKEENLRLRDHDKEELCFYSKATTDFEYLFPFGWGELWGVADRTDYDLTQHINTSGKKLDYLDEESGERYIPYVIEPSLGVERLFLTVITEAYDEENIGTEEKPDVRTVMHFHPYLAPFKACVLPLSKKLDEQASKIYEDLSKKFNVDYDVAGSIGKRYRRQDEIGTPICVTYDFDSVEDGCVTVRDRDTMEQERIKIEDLAAYIEKKIEF; encoded by the coding sequence ATGAAGAATACCGAAAAGACAATGGATAAAATAGTTGCTCTTTGCAAGGGCAGAGGCTTTGTTTACCCCGGCAGTGAGATCTACGGCGGTCTTGCTAACACATGGGATTACGGCCCGCTTGGCGTTGAGCTCAAAAACAACATAAAGAATGCCTGGAGAAAGAAGTTCATTCAGGAGAACAAATACAATGTAGGCCTTGATTCGGCTATACTCATGAACCCTCAGACATGGGTGGCTTCCGGTCACTTAGGCGGCTTTTCCGATCCGCTCATGGACTGCAAGGAGTGCAAGACAAGGCACAGAGCCGACAACCTCATCGAGGATTTTGACGGCACTAACGTTGCCGGCTGGTCAAACGATCAGATGATGGATTACATCAAGGAAAAGAGCATTCCCTGCCCCAACTGCGGCAAGCACAATTTCACAGACATAAGACAGTTCAACCTCATGTTCAAGACCTTCCAGGGCGTAACTGAGGATTCAAAGAACGAGCTTTATCTGCGTCCTGAGACTGCACAGGGCATATTCGTAAACTTCTCGAACATTCAGAGAACATCGAGAAAGAAGATACCCTTCGGTGTTGCACAGGTCGGCAAGAGCTTCAGAAACGAGATAACACCCGGAAACTTCATATTCCGTGTAAGAGAGTTTGAGCAGATGGAGCTTGAATTCTTCTGCAAGCCCGGCACAGACCTTGAGTGGTTTGACTACTGGAGGAGCTTCTGCCGTGACTGGCTGCTTTCCCTTAACATCAAGGAGGAGAACTTAAGGCTCCGTGACCACGACAAGGAGGAGCTCTGCTTCTACTCTAAGGCTACGACTGACTTTGAATACCTCTTCCCGTTCGGCTGGGGCGAGCTGTGGGGCGTTGCTGACAGAACAGACTACGACCTGACACAGCACATAAACACAAGCGGCAAGAAGCTCGACTACTTGGACGAGGAGTCGGGCGAGAGATACATCCCTTACGTTATCGAGCCCTCGCTCGGTGTTGAGAGACTTTTCCTCACAGTTATAACAGAGGCTTACGACGAGGAGAACATCGGCACAGAGGAAAAGCCTGACGTAAGAACAGTTATGCACTTCCACCCGTATCTTGCACCCTTCAAGGCTTGCGTACTTCCGCTTTCCAAGAAGCTCGACGAGCAGGCAAGCAAGATATACGAAGACCTTTCAAAGAAATTCAACGTAGATTACGACGTTGCAGGCTCTATAGGCAAGCGTTACCGCCGTCAGGACGAGATAGGCACACCTATCTGCGTGACATATGACTTTGACTCTGTAGAGGACGGCTGCGTGACAGTCCGTGACAGAGACACTATGGAGCAGGAGAGAATAAAGATAGAAGACCTCGCAGCATACATCGAAAAGAAGATAGAATTCTAA
- a CDS encoding DUF5104 domain-containing protein gives MKRTSILLTALIIIMAAILTACSVNTSEDSSKTAQEYAQEKQEEILKCFEDGDKQGIKKMMCKYATDNDSELDKEIEEAFSFIDGKIKATQRPV, from the coding sequence ATGAAAAGGACAAGCATCTTACTAACAGCACTTATAATAATCATGGCAGCTATACTGACAGCCTGCTCGGTCAATACATCGGAGGACAGCTCAAAGACAGCGCAGGAATATGCGCAGGAAAAGCAGGAGGAGATACTCAAATGCTTTGAGGACGGCGACAAGCAGGGCATAAAGAAAATGATGTGCAAATACGCCACAGACAATGACAGCGAGCTTGACAAGGAGATAGAAGAGGCATTCTCTTTCATAGACGGAAAGATAAAGGCAACACAAAGGCCAGTATGA
- the dnaA gene encoding chromosomal replication initiator protein DnaA, producing MESFGDVFELVKSFCRNYPTISDIGFNKWINVLEPYKLENNVAYLYAENEFARKTVLDNYGDIIKEGFYNTLGFEVELNILIKDEEEKEDDEAIKRITDIYGDNSEADALTFENFVKGKSNELALAFSIAVADKYNKNKNVDSSSIFNPLFIYGDSGLGKTHLMKAIVHEIKKNNPNMNIIYTTGESFTNEIVKAIQNNSTIEFHEKYRNADILLVDDVQFIAGKEATQEEFFHTFNDIYNAGNQIVLTSDIAPSRMSRLEERIRSRFLKGVPVDIQSPDFETRMAIVKRKAELVGLQLSDPIARLIAEKIKTNIRHLEGTVNLIKAIAAYTNEQPTMAMTQRAIREMMVENQPAEITVDRVISDVAAMFKVSPEEIRSTNRRANVSLARKITIYVLKQVKNMTYQEIGDELGKNHSTMTLHYQDACNMLKENAQLKENVNEIINNLKEK from the coding sequence ATGGAATCTTTCGGTGATGTTTTTGAGCTTGTAAAGAGCTTTTGCCGTAACTATCCAACCATAAGTGATATAGGCTTCAATAAATGGATAAATGTCTTAGAGCCCTATAAACTCGAAAATAACGTGGCTTACCTTTACGCCGAGAATGAGTTTGCAAGAAAGACAGTTCTTGATAACTACGGCGATATAATAAAAGAGGGCTTTTATAATACTCTCGGCTTTGAGGTCGAGCTCAATATCCTTATAAAGGACGAGGAGGAAAAGGAAGACGACGAGGCAATAAAGCGTATCACCGATATCTACGGCGATAACAGTGAAGCCGATGCCCTTACCTTTGAAAACTTCGTAAAGGGTAAATCAAACGAGCTCGCACTTGCTTTCTCGATAGCTGTGGCTGATAAGTATAATAAGAACAAGAACGTCGATTCAAGCTCGATATTCAACCCCCTCTTTATCTACGGCGACTCAGGCCTTGGCAAGACACACCTTATGAAGGCTATTGTCCATGAGATAAAGAAAAATAACCCCAATATGAATATCATCTATACCACAGGCGAGAGCTTCACAAACGAGATAGTAAAGGCTATACAGAATAACTCAACGATAGAGTTCCATGAAAAATACCGTAATGCCGATATCCTGCTCGTCGATGACGTGCAGTTTATTGCCGGCAAGGAAGCTACTCAGGAAGAATTCTTCCATACCTTCAACGATATCTATAACGCAGGAAATCAGATAGTCCTCACCTCTGATATAGCTCCTTCGAGAATGTCAAGACTTGAAGAGAGGATACGTTCACGTTTCTTAAAGGGCGTGCCTGTCGATATCCAGTCGCCTGACTTTGAAACGAGAATGGCGATAGTCAAGAGAAAGGCCGAGCTTGTAGGTCTTCAGCTCTCAGACCCGATAGCAAGACTTATCGCTGAGAAGATAAAGACCAATATCAGACACCTGGAGGGCACAGTCAACCTTATCAAGGCAATAGCTGCATATACCAACGAGCAGCCTACAATGGCTATGACCCAGCGTGCTATCAGAGAGATGATGGTCGAGAACCAGCCTGCCGAGATAACAGTTGACAGAGTAATAAGCGACGTTGCAGCAATGTTCAAGGTATCCCCCGAGGAGATACGCTCGACAAACAGGCGTGCAAATGTATCCCTTGCAAGAAAGATAACTATATATGTGCTAAAGCAGGTAAAGAATATGACATATCAGGAGATAGGCGACGAGCTCGGCAAGAACCACTCGACTATGACCCTCCACTATCAGGATGCCTGCAATATGCTCAAGGAAAACGCTCAGCTCAAAGAAAATGTCAATGAGATAATCAATAATCTCAAAGAAAAGTGA